A portion of the Pelodiscus sinensis isolate JC-2024 chromosome 20, ASM4963464v1, whole genome shotgun sequence genome contains these proteins:
- the COX11 gene encoding cytochrome c oxidase assembly protein COX11, mitochondrial, producing the protein MGLCGRGWAGVLRAAGSGPRLLCLWARGAGGGAPPRSPGELGRYSQRGPSCAPRRQAWPGPPQARGVSRPGPFARGQEQERRRRNKTVLTYVVAAAVGMVGMSYAAVPLYRLYCQATGLGGSAVAGHGSDQIETMEPVKDRIIKVTFNADVHASLHWNFRPQQTEIYVVPGETALAFYKAKNSTDKPVIGISTYNVVPFEAGQYFNKIQCFCFEEQRLNPQEEVDMPVFFFIDPEFAEDPRMAKVDLITLSYTFFEAKGGHKLPLPGYQK; encoded by the exons ATGGGGCTGTgcgggcggggctgggccggggtcCTTCGGGCTGCCGGATCGGGCCCCCGCCTGCTCTGCCTCTGGGCCCGTGGCGCTGGGGGAGGAGCCCCGCCGCGGAGCCCTGGGGAGCTCGGCCGTTACAGCCAACGGGGCCCGAGCTGCGCCCCCCGCcgccaggcctggcctgggccccCGCAGGCGCGCGGCGTGTCGCGCCCCGGCCCTTTCgcgcggggccaggagcaggagcggCGGCGCAGGAACAAGACCGTCCTGACCTACGTCGTCGCCGCGGCCGTGGGCATGGTGGGCATGTCCTACGCGGCCGTGCCGCTCTACCGCCTCTACTGCCAG gctactggactaggtGGGTCAGCAGTAGCAGGCCATGGTTCAGACCAGATTGAGACTATGGAACCTGTTAAAGATCGTATCATTAAGGTCACTTTCAATGCGGATGTGCATGCAAGTCTACACTGGAATTTTAGACCACAGCAAACAGAAATATAT gttgTACCAGGAGAAACTGCACTGGCATTTTACAAAGCAAAGAATTCTACGGACAAACCAGTAATTGGAATCTCTACATATAACGTGGTTCCATTTGAAGCAGGACAATATTTCAATAAAATACAA TGCTTTTGTTTTGAAGAACAGCGGCTTAATCCCCAAGAGGAAGTGGACATGCCTGTGTTTTTCTTCATAGATCCTGAATTTGCTGAAGACCCAAGAATGGCCAAAGTTGATCTGATAACACTTTCTTACACTTTTTTTGAAGCAAAAGGAGGACACAAATTACCCCTCCCAGGTTATCAAAAATAG